The genomic stretch CCGGTGGATCACGCCTTTTACACCGGAGTCTCGGAAGGGATCATGGCGATCCTCTCCCGGCACGCCGGGCGCATCGAGCAGATGAGCATCGACGAGGCCTACCTCGATGTCAGCGATGCCGGGAGTTTCGCGGAGGCGGGAGCGCTTGCCGCCGCGATCAAGCGGGAGGTCCGGGAAGAGACGGGGCTCACCTGCTCGGTGGGAGTCGCTCCGGGCAAGGCCGTGGCGAAGATCGCCTCCGACTACCAGAAGCCCGACGGACTGACGGTCGTCCGCCCGGACGAGGTCGCCGGATTCCTCGCTCCCCTGCCGGTAGGGAAGATCCCCGGGATCGGGAAGAAGACCGGCGAGGATCTCCGGCAGATGGGCATCCTGACCATCGGCGACCTTGCACGCCGCGACGTCCAGGGGATCGTCGCCCGGCTGGGGAGATCCGGCGTCCGGGTGCACCGCCTCGCCCGGGGCATCGACGACGGCGAGGTGCAGGGGAGGGAGGGGTGCAAATCCATCTCCCGGGAGACGACGTTCGAAGCGGATACCGCCGACCCGTCGCTCCTCGCGGGGACCCTCGCCGAACTTGCGGACGACGTCGCCGGGACGCTCCGTGCCGAGAACCTCCGGTGCCGCACCGTCACGGTCAAGGTCAGGTACCGCGGCTTTCAGACGCATACCCGGTCCCGGACGCTCCCGCGGTTCACCGCCGACCCCGCGGCGATCCGGCAGGCCGCGTCCGGGCTGCTCGCCCCGTTCCTCAACGGCGAGCCGGTCCGGCTCCTCGGGGTCAGGCTCTCGACGCTCGAGGGCGGGCGCACCCGGCAGGCGTCGATCGACGAGTTTTTCTCCCCCTGACAGGTCACGCGGGGCGGGTTCTGCACGGATAGCGACCTGCTGATCATGGAAAACTGCTTCATTCAGCCCTGGACGGTAATCTGTTAATGGGGAGAAGAAGATTTTTACAGTGCCGTGGGGCGAACCTTCTTTACGTGCGGTGCCCACCATGGTGCCGGCATGCCCGACCTCTGGACCCTGCTCCTCGCCGCCGTCATCCTCCTCCTCTTCGCGGTGCCGGTCGTCCAGCAGCAGGTGACCCGGGCTCGTCGCCTGCGGGCGATCCGGGATCTCGAAGCCGAGCGGCACACCCGGGTCATCGCCCTCATCCACCGGCAGGAGCGGATAGGTTTTCTCGGCATCCCGCTCTTCCGCTACATCGACATCAACGACTCCGAGGAGGTCCTCCGGGCGATACGGCTCACCGCCCCGGAGATGCCGATCGACTTCATCGTCCACACCCCCGGCGGCCTGGTTCTCTCGTCGGAGCAGATCGCGATGGCGCTCCGGCGCCATAAGGGGAAAGTGACGATCTTCGTTCCCCATTATGCCATGTCGGGCGGGACGCTCCTCTGCCTCGCCGCCGACGAGGTGGCGATGGACGAGAACGCCGTGCTCGGCCCGGTCGACCCCCGGATCGGGGAGTACCCGGCGGCATCGCTCCTGCGGGTTCCGCGCTTAAAACCCCCGGAGGAGATCGATGACGAGACGTTCATTCTGGTCGACATCGCGGCGAAGGCCCAGACCCAGATGCGGGAGTTCGTGACCGTTCTCCTCCGGGAGCGGATGGAAGCCGGGCGGGCCGACCGTCTCGCACGCCTGCTCTCCGAAGGGACGTGGACGCACGACTACCCGATAACCTTCGAACAGGCCCGGGAACTCGGACTCCCCGTCACATCAGGCATGCCTGTCGGGATCTACCGGCTGATGGATCTCTTCCCTCAGGCGATGCCCCGCCGGCCGTCGGTCGCCTACGTCCCGATCCCCTACCGGGAAGAGAAGAAGGAGTGACGTTTTGCCGCAACTCCCGCAAAAGCAATTTCTATGCCCCGATGCCAACACTTCTCTGTCCGCGCTGCACGCCCGCGGCTGTGCCGGACAGGAGGCAGTTAATGACGACTACAACGACAATGCGTTCGGTTTTCGCGTGCCTGTTTATCGCGGCGGCGCTCCTCTCCGCCGGGTGCACCGGAGAAGAGGAGCCTTTTACGGGGCAGGCGGCCACGGAGTTCCGGAGCGAGACCTCCGGTTACGACGATCGTGTGGAGTTCCGGTTCGTCCCGAACTCCGATGAACCGGGAACCTACAGCGCTATCTATACGCTCGAGCGGGACGTCTCGTGGGGCACGACGACCGAGACCCGGGAGAACGTGCGATACGAGGATATATCTCGTGCCAGCCCCATCGAGATCGTGGTCCCGCGCGAGGCCCCCCTGGGCCGCGTAGCACTTGATATCGAGATCCGGAACGCCGCAGGCGACGTCCTGCACCGGAGCCGGACGTCCGTAGCCCCCGCGACGCCCGTCCCGATACCGCCGTGATCCGCGGAATGGGGGACAAACCCACCACTTATCCCGTCCCGCAACCCACCTTCTTTAGATCGTGAGCACCGACATTCAACTCTGCCTGGACGCGTTTGATCGTTCGCGCCCCTCTCTTTGCGGGGACGATCCCGTCCGGAACGGTTTTCGCCGGCTCTGCTGCCGCTGCCCGTTTGCCGTGAGGGGCAGGCCCCTCATCTACTGCGAACGATTCGAGACCCCCATCCGGGCGCGGGAGAAGTACGGCCTCCCGGGGTGGAAGGAGATTCGGAGCGCCGTGCTTGAACGCGACGGGCAGCGATGCTCTGTCTGCGGCGGGGGAGAGGACCTCCACATCCACCACATCGACCACAACCCCACGAACGACGACCTGGAGAACCTCATCACGCTCTGCGGCATCTGTCATGCCCGGGTGCATACCGAACTCCGCCGCGAGGGAGGGGCAGGGAGGGTGGCGCGGGTGCTTCCGGCAGCACGGCGTCGTTTGAGGTGACGCACCCGGCAGGACTTCCCCGAAAGCCGGCAGGTCTACCTGCCGGGTCCTGCTCCGGGGGTAACGGTTATATGATATGCGCGCTACCAGTTGCCTGACCATGGGGGGAATGTCCGGCGTGAGCATCACCGAGAGACTCTTCGGCAGGAGCGAACCCGAGGGCCGGGAAGACGCCTGCACCGATACCACAGTGAGCAGGAAAGCCGTCTCCCTTGCGCAGCAAGGGCGGTTCGGCGAGGCGATCGACTGTTTCGACCGGGTGCTCAAGGATGATCCGGCAAACGTGAAGATGTGGAACAACAAAGGGGTCTTTCTCGATCTCCTGGGACGGGACCAGGATGCACTGGACTGCTGGGGGAAGGCGCTCTCGATTGACCCGGATTTTGCTCCCGCCTGGGTCTCCCGGGGGATGCTGCACCGGCGCCGCAACCGGCTCGATGAGGCGCTCGCCTGCTACGACCGGGCCGTGGAGCTCAACCCGGACTCCGCGGTCGCCTGGTACAACCGGAGCGGCGTCTTCGTCGCGATGCACCGTCTGGACGATGCGATCGCCTGTTACGAGCGGGTTCTCGCGATCGATCCCCACTTCGTGGCGGCCTGGGCGGATCTCGGCTACGCCCACTTCCTCCAGCACCGGCATGAGGAGGCAATCGCCTGCTACGACCGCGCCATTGCCGACGATCCCGGGAGTGTCCGGGTCTGGAGCCTGAAGGGCGGCGCCCTGTACGCGCTCGGCGAGTACCGCAAAGCGCTCGAGTGCTTTGATAAAGTGCTCTCGATCGACCCGAAGTACGCCGCCGGGTGGAGCATGAAGTGCAGCGTCCTCTACCACCTCGGTATGTACCGGCACGCGCTTGCGTGCGCCGACAAGGCGCTCGAGATAAACCCCTCCTGCGAGTTGACCGCACAGGTCAGAAAGATGCTCCTCTCTCTTATCCAGAAGTGGTGAGGGGCCCCCGGATCTTTTAGGAAGGTTGACGCCTCCGGCCGTCCAACCGCGAACCACTGCGCCGGGAACTCTCCCCCCGGGGAGACTCCGACCGTCTATTACCCGGCGGCGCCAACAGGTTGATGTAGTCCATGCCGGTCGATCAGATCCCTATAGGCACGTTCTCGCGAATCACGCACCTCTCGCAGAAAGCGCTCCGCCTCTATGACGAACGAGGACTCCTCGTCCCCGCGGCAAGAGACATCTGCACGGGGTACCGCTACTACACGTTCGCCCAGGTCGAGCGGGGCATCCGTATCCGGCACCTGCTCTGGCTCGGGTTCGGTCTCTCCGAGGTGGAAGCCATCCTGGAGGCGCGGGAGCGCGGCGATGCCGGGACGATCCGGGAACACTTCGCACGGCGTCTCGCTGAAACCGAGCGGGAGATCGGGCGGCTGCATGCGATTGCAGAGGTCCTGCGGACGCAGGACCCGCTGAACGGAGGATTCCGTATGTCGATTACCGAACCTGTTATCAAGGATATCCCCGCCACGCGGGCGCTTTCCCGCCGGGAACGGGGTGTTTACCAGGAGGCGATTCCGAGAATGATCGGGGAAATCTGCGCTTATGTCTATCCTGCCGACGGGCGGCAGCCCGCTGCAAAGGTGACCGGGCCGATCATGTTCATCTGCCACGACGAGGAGTACCGGGAGACGGACGCAGATATCGAGGTCGCGCTCCCGATCGCCGGGTCCGTCAACCTCGACGGAACCGCCATCGGGGTCGTGACCCTTCCGGCCGGCCGGTTCGCCTCGGTGCTCCACACGGGCCCCTATCCCGGCGTGGGGAAGGCGTACGAGCGGCTCTTCGCCTACATGAACGAGCACCGCCTCGTGCCGGCCGGCCCCTCGCGGGAACTCTACCTCAACGACCCGGCGGAAGTGCCGGAGGACGAACTCCTGACCGAGGTCCAGTTCCCGGTGGAGGACCTTCCCCTGTCTCCCTGAAGGGGTCACCCCTCCTCTGCGGCGACCTCGAAGACGTGGCGGCCCCACCCGGGGATGTCGAGGTAGAGCCCGGGGGAGAGGAGCCCCTCACCGTCCCGCTCGCACGCCGCCTGCCCGATGAGATCCCGGAGCCGGACAGCCTTCCCCGCGAGGTCCGCCCAGGGGAGCGGGACGTAACACTGGCCCCGGTCGGGGGCGTAGTTGACGGCGACGATGTAGCGCTCTCCCTCCCTCTCCCGGGCGAAGGCGATATACCCGTCGTGGGAGGGGTTCCCCTCCCATGCGGGGTTGCAGTCGAGGAGTCGCCACTCGCCGCCCCGGAACGGCGGCAGGCGCAGGCAGGCAACAAGCTGCCGGTAGAACTCTTCTATGGCCGGGTCGGCCGGCTCCTCCGGTTCCCGGCAGAGGTGGACGGGGGTCTTCTTCTGCCGCCCGGAGAACTGCCCTTCGTGAAAGAACCGCAGACCCGGGGCGAGGAAGGCGAGGACGGCGGCGGCCCGGTGCTGTTCCGGCGGAAAGACCGCCGCGGCCCGGTCCTCGTCGTGGTTCTCGAGGAACCGGGCGGACTTATCCTGGTATTCGGAATCCGCCCGGAGATGGTCCCGCACCGGCCGTGCTGTTCCGTTCCGGAGCCGGTCGTAGAGCCGTTTGTCGTAGGTGTAGTCGAACCCCTGCTCTTGCAGCGTCCACTCAAGATCCCAGTAGACCTCTGCCATGAAGAGGAAACCCGGGTGCTCGTTCCGGACGCTGTCGATCGCTCGGGGCCAGAAGGGCTCCATCTCCCGCCCCCAGGTCCGGCGGAAGACCTCCGGGAGGACGAGCATCGCCATATCGCACCGGAGGCCGTCGCACTGCCCTGCAATCGTCTGGAGTTCGACGATCATCGCGTCCTGCAAAGCAGGACTGCCGTAATCGAGCTGCAGGGTGTCGGGCCAACCGCCGGAGTAGGGGTCCCGGCCGTGGGCGAGGTTCCTGTCGGTGTCGCGGATGTAGTAGTCGGGATGGTCGCGCACCCAGGGGTGGTCGGGTGCGGTATGGTTCGGGACGAAGTCGAGCATGAGGAGGAGCCCCTCTTTGTGCAGGCGTTCGCGGAACCGCACGAGTGCCTCCGGATCCCCGAGGTCGGGGTGGAGCGAATAGCCACAGACGGCAAAAGGAGAGCCGCAGATGTCCTCCTCCTGGAGGTCGGGGAGCACGTCCCGGTAGCCGCGGAGCCACTGCTCGTTCGAGCCCGAGACCCGCCGCCCGGCCTCCCCGGTCTCCCAGGCCCCCATCAGGTAGACCCAGGAGAAGCCGCATCCGGCAAGCCTCGCGAGCCGGGAGTCGGGGATGTCGTCGAGCGTGAGGCGGCGCCCGGCCTTCCTCGCGAGGCGGCGGAGCAGGACGCGGGCGTTGACCTCGTAAAGAGAGGGGTGGCGTGGGGTGTGGACGTTCATGGCATCTCCCCGGATCCCGATGCGGATAGAGGTATCCCCGGTGAGGTGTCACACTCGTTGCCTTCATCAGACAGCGGAATGCAGGTCGTCGTCCCGCTGGAACCCCCGGAATGACCGGTGTCCCTGGACTGCATCGATGACCCGGCCGTTCGTCGCCCGCATCATGGCTTCGAGAGGCAGATGTATCCGGGCATCCAGGCAGTTGTAGAGAAAGTTTCGCAACGTCTTCTCTGCTCGCAGTTCGGGGATGAGGCGGCGGTTGAGGAGGGTGGTATAGGTCTCGCCGAGCGGCGCACCGGACGTGAGGTGGCGGTCGACGGCGTGGGCGGCGAGTTCTGCGGTCCGGTGAGCATAGAAGATCCCTTCGCCGAGGATGGGGCTTGCAAACCCGCCCGCATCGCCGACGAGGACCGTCCCCTCGTGAACCGGGGAGGGGATATAATTGCCAAACGGCAACGGGTATGCTGCCGGTTTCCGGTCGGCAAACGCTGCAAGGCCGATGGTGTTCAGGAACTCCCTGAAGCGCTCGGGGAGGGCTTTCCGGTTCTTCTGCAGCAGCCCCCCGAGCCCGACGATGATCGCTTCCCGGTTCGGGAAGACCCACCCGTAGCCCCACCGGCAGGCGTCAAGGACAAGGTGCGGTGTCGCGAGTTCGGCATCCAGCCGGATCGCCCCGTCCCCGTTCCTGAGCGCCTGAGCCTCCTTGCGGGGGATTGCAAGTTCCATGGCCCATCCGAGGTTCTCACGCCACCGGTCATGCTCGAAGACGCTCTCCGGGAGGGAGCGGCGGACTCCGCTGTGAATCCCGTCGGCCCCGATGATGACCCGGCCGGTGTAACGGTCCCCATCCGAAGTCGTGACGGTCCGGCCGGCATGGTCGACTGCGGTGACTTCCACGCCCTCACGGACCTCCGTCCCGGCATCCACCGCCTTCCGGGCAAGGCAGGCGTCGTAACGCTCCCGTTGAGTGAAATAGAACGGTTCGGCGAGATCCCCGGCGAGAACGCGGTTGCTCCCGACATAGAGTGCGTAGTCGGTCCCGGCGAAGTCGAGCAGCCCTTCCTCCCTGAGGGCGGGGACGGGCAGGTCAAAGACCCGGTCGAGGAACCGGATGGACTTCTGGCTGAGACAGCCGGCGCAGACTTTGTCCCGTGGATACCTCTCCCTCTCCAGGAGTGCCACCCGGTATCCGAACCCCGCGAGCAGGTAGGCGGCGGTGCTCCCGGCGGGCCCGCCCCCGACAACAACCGCGTCATAAGCCGGTAAATTATCCGTGTCCATGTTTGGGTGGTAGTATGGATCCGGGACTTTGCTTATTCTTTTCCCCGGGCGTCTCCGGCCGGCCCGGAGATGCCCCGTGGGAGTGCTGCCATTCTATCGTCGAGCAGTCTGTACCAGACGCTCATATCCTCAAAGGAGCCGCATATGTTGACGCAGCCGGGAACCGTCCCCGCGTGGGTGTAGCCGGCCCGGGCAAAGGTGATGTTTGCCGGGTATGAACGGGCCCGGACGATGGCGAATGCGGTCTTTATCCCGATTGAGCGCATCTTCGTCTCCATCCACCGCAGGAGGCGGCCCGAAAACCCGCGGCCCCGGTACTCCGGTAACGTCGCGAACCCGGTCATCTCCGCAAATTGCCCCTCCGGGTCAACGGCAGCAGAGGCGATCGCGGCGATCTTTTTGCCGTCGCGGATGCAGAAGCAGTGCAGGTTGTGGTGCATCTCCCGCACGAGATAGGCCGGGTCATGGACGGGGACCGGATAGGTCACGAACACCTTCCGGTAGATGGCCGCGAGCGCCGGGGCGTCCGCCGGCGTGGCGGGGGTGCAGGTGAAGCCGGGCTCGAGTGTCGGGCTCGCGGCGCTCCTCCGCCCCTTCTCTTCTGCAACGGCAAGGACGTCGTCGATCCCGTCCTGCCAGCCGCTCTGGAGGGGGTCACGGTAGGCTGCCATGTAATAGCCGTCCACCTCTCCCCGGTAAAGCCCGGGAATCCGTGCCCTGGGCCGGTAACCGGACGATATGAAGTGGCCGCATGCCGGGGCAGGGATTCGTGCGAAGATCCGTGAGTAGCCCCGGCCTCGTGCAAAAGCGAGGAGCTGGTCGGTGATCCCCGGGAAGTCCGTCGGATCCAGGCGGAAGAGGTAGGCCCGGTCGTTGAACGGGCCGTGGTGGACCAGGCTCCCTCCGAGCATTGCGACGGTGTCGGCGTAGGCACCCCGGTATGGGCGAGATCCTGTCTGCCCCTGGCGTTGAGGCGGACTGTTCTTTGCCGGATGCAGGGTTGTGGTGTTCCCGGCACCGGTGTGTGATCGATGGACGTTCTGATTTTTCTGATCTTGTAAAAAACGAACCATTGTTTCCAGGGATACTATGGTTCTCACAATACATAATAGGTTCTAATATTGAGTTTTGCGGTTTTCACAATAGCCCTCCCTTACACTTTCGCCCCGCGCCCGGCATCGGTTCTTCCCTCGACGGGCCGATGCTTCCGGTATGTCCGTTGCGGAGCAGAAACTCACCTACCTCACCGCTGCCGGGCGGTTCGACATCTGCAGCCCGGGCGAGTGCCTTCAACTCCTCCCGGTCGCAGTCGAAGCCCGAAGGATCTCTCAAGCGCCGGAAATCCTGCCTGTCCCGCTCGATACCCATCGTACATCTCAGGAAGCCCTCGGCGGTCTCGAAGACCCGAATGTGCGAACCGTGATCGCTCCCTACATCTCCTACAACCGCCGGACCGGCGGGTGCGGGCGGATGCTCAAAATGCTCCTCAACGGCACCTGCTCCTACGACTGCGCCTACTGCCCCGTCCGTACCCGGCGAGAGCCGGTGAGTTTCTCCCCCGGGGAGTTCGCCGATACCTTCTTTCGCCTCTGGCGGGACGGACTCGTCGAGGGACTCTTCCTCAGTTCCGGCATCCCCCGGGACGTCGATTATGTGATGCACGATCTCGTGGAGACGGGGGAGATCCTGCGCCGCCGGGGCTACGACGGCTACCTTCACCTGAAGATCCTTCCCGGCGCAACCCGGGCGGATATCCACGACGCCGCCCGCGTGGCCGACCGGATCAGCATCAACCTGGAG from Methanoculleus chikugoensis encodes the following:
- the ablB gene encoding putative beta-lysine N-acetyltransferase, whose product is MLGGSLVHHGPFNDRAYLFRLDPTDFPGITDQLLAFARGRGYSRIFARIPAPACGHFISSGYRPRARIPGLYRGEVDGYYMAAYRDPLQSGWQDGIDDVLAVAEEKGRRSAASPTLEPGFTCTPATPADAPALAAIYRKVFVTYPVPVHDPAYLVREMHHNLHCFCIRDGKKIAAIASAAVDPEGQFAEMTGFATLPEYRGRGFSGRLLRWMETKMRSIGIKTAFAIVRARSYPANITFARAGYTHAGTVPGCVNICGSFEDMSVWYRLLDDRMAALPRGISGPAGDARGKE
- a CDS encoding SDH family Clp fold serine proteinase, coding for MPDLWTLLLAAVILLLFAVPVVQQQVTRARRLRAIRDLEAERHTRVIALIHRQERIGFLGIPLFRYIDINDSEEVLRAIRLTAPEMPIDFIVHTPGGLVLSSEQIAMALRRHKGKVTIFVPHYAMSGGTLLCLAADEVAMDENAVLGPVDPRIGEYPAASLLRVPRLKPPEEIDDETFILVDIAAKAQTQMREFVTVLLRERMEAGRADRLARLLSEGTWTHDYPITFEQARELGLPVTSGMPVGIYRLMDLFPQAMPRRPSVAYVPIPYREEKKE
- a CDS encoding alpha-amylase family glycosyl hydrolase, which encodes MNVHTPRHPSLYEVNARVLLRRLARKAGRRLTLDDIPDSRLARLAGCGFSWVYLMGAWETGEAGRRVSGSNEQWLRGYRDVLPDLQEEDICGSPFAVCGYSLHPDLGDPEALVRFRERLHKEGLLLMLDFVPNHTAPDHPWVRDHPDYYIRDTDRNLAHGRDPYSGGWPDTLQLDYGSPALQDAMIVELQTIAGQCDGLRCDMAMLVLPEVFRRTWGREMEPFWPRAIDSVRNEHPGFLFMAEVYWDLEWTLQEQGFDYTYDKRLYDRLRNGTARPVRDHLRADSEYQDKSARFLENHDEDRAAAVFPPEQHRAAAVLAFLAPGLRFFHEGQFSGRQKKTPVHLCREPEEPADPAIEEFYRQLVACLRLPPFRGGEWRLLDCNPAWEGNPSHDGYIAFAREREGERYIVAVNYAPDRGQCYVPLPWADLAGKAVRLRDLIGQAACERDGEGLLSPGLYLDIPGWGRHVFEVAAEEG
- a CDS encoding tetratricopeptide repeat protein is translated as MGGMSGVSITERLFGRSEPEGREDACTDTTVSRKAVSLAQQGRFGEAIDCFDRVLKDDPANVKMWNNKGVFLDLLGRDQDALDCWGKALSIDPDFAPAWVSRGMLHRRRNRLDEALACYDRAVELNPDSAVAWYNRSGVFVAMHRLDDAIACYERVLAIDPHFVAAWADLGYAHFLQHRHEEAIACYDRAIADDPGSVRVWSLKGGALYALGEYRKALECFDKVLSIDPKYAAGWSMKCSVLYHLGMYRHALACADKALEINPSCELTAQVRKMLLSLIQKW
- the dinB gene encoding DNA polymerase IV; the encoded protein is MTTGGRIVLHVDMDSFFASVEVRRNPSLAGKPVIVGADPKGGAGRGVVSTCSYEARRYGVHSGMPISRAFDLCPHGVYLPVDHAFYTGVSEGIMAILSRHAGRIEQMSIDEAYLDVSDAGSFAEAGALAAAIKREVREETGLTCSVGVAPGKAVAKIASDYQKPDGLTVVRPDEVAGFLAPLPVGKIPGIGKKTGEDLRQMGILTIGDLARRDVQGIVARLGRSGVRVHRLARGIDDGEVQGREGCKSISRETTFEADTADPSLLAGTLAELADDVAGTLRAENLRCRTVTVKVRYRGFQTHTRSRTLPRFTADPAAIRQAASGLLAPFLNGEPVRLLGVRLSTLEGGRTRQASIDEFFSP
- a CDS encoding MerR family transcriptional regulator, which codes for MPVDQIPIGTFSRITHLSQKALRLYDERGLLVPAARDICTGYRYYTFAQVERGIRIRHLLWLGFGLSEVEAILEARERGDAGTIREHFARRLAETEREIGRLHAIAEVLRTQDPLNGGFRMSITEPVIKDIPATRALSRRERGVYQEAIPRMIGEICAYVYPADGRQPAAKVTGPIMFICHDEEYRETDADIEVALPIAGSVNLDGTAIGVVTLPAGRFASVLHTGPYPGVGKAYERLFAYMNEHRLVPAGPSRELYLNDPAEVPEDELLTEVQFPVEDLPLSP
- a CDS encoding NAD(P)/FAD-dependent oxidoreductase, whose amino-acid sequence is MDTDNLPAYDAVVVGGGPAGSTAAYLLAGFGYRVALLERERYPRDKVCAGCLSQKSIRFLDRVFDLPVPALREEGLLDFAGTDYALYVGSNRVLAGDLAEPFYFTQRERYDACLARKAVDAGTEVREGVEVTAVDHAGRTVTTSDGDRYTGRVIIGADGIHSGVRRSLPESVFEHDRWRENLGWAMELAIPRKEAQALRNGDGAIRLDAELATPHLVLDACRWGYGWVFPNREAIIVGLGGLLQKNRKALPERFREFLNTIGLAAFADRKPAAYPLPFGNYIPSPVHEGTVLVGDAGGFASPILGEGIFYAHRTAELAAHAVDRHLTSGAPLGETYTTLLNRRLIPELRAEKTLRNFLYNCLDARIHLPLEAMMRATNGRVIDAVQGHRSFRGFQRDDDLHSAV
- a CDS encoding HNH endonuclease, translating into MSTDIQLCLDAFDRSRPSLCGDDPVRNGFRRLCCRCPFAVRGRPLIYCERFETPIRAREKYGLPGWKEIRSAVLERDGQRCSVCGGGEDLHIHHIDHNPTNDDLENLITLCGICHARVHTELRREGGAGRVARVLPAARRRLR